From one Lactiplantibacillus paraplantarum genomic stretch:
- a CDS encoding winged helix-turn-helix transcriptional regulator — protein sequence MLKERVNAQPRYRNEFDATMQLIRGKWKIMILFELAEVKVSRFADLQHHIQVVSHKTLASQLKELEQDELVERHDFKTAQPHVEYRLTAKGLSLIPILDAICTWGDQHIDPALIERSLCDE from the coding sequence ATGTTAAAAGAACGGGTAAATGCGCAACCACGCTACCGTAATGAGTTTGATGCGACCATGCAACTGATTCGTGGTAAGTGGAAGATTATGATCTTATTTGAACTGGCTGAAGTTAAAGTCAGTCGCTTTGCTGACTTACAACATCATATTCAGGTGGTGTCACATAAAACGCTAGCGAGTCAATTGAAAGAATTGGAACAAGATGAATTAGTCGAACGGCATGATTTTAAGACAGCTCAGCCGCATGTTGAGTATCGGTTGACGGCTAAAGGATTGAGTTTGATTCCAATTTTAGATGCTATTTGTACATGGGGCGATCAGCATATTGATCCAGCCTTGATTGAACGCTCACTGTGTGATGAATAG
- a CDS encoding MFS transporter produces the protein MTKQFNPSWTLFALAISAFAIGATEFISVGLMPLLVSSFHINLAQAGLTVSIYAIGIMIGAPVMTLLTGRLNRHRLMMLIMILFIIGNLLAASAPTFGILLAGRVVAALAHGIFMTVASVIAADVVAPAKRASAIAIMFTGLTVATVTGVPLGTMIGQLGGWRWSFIFISLIGVIGLLADYWLIPRNLPLPSKATVRGIIRVLTNPQLLFALLVTALGYGGTFVVYTYLSPLLEQQMHWSASAVVLILVVYGLMVALGNTLGGRWANARPLIALFKMFSGLLVTLLILSITGHSHWLGLLTVLLMGIFAFMNVPGLQLYIVQLAEQNTPHDITMASALNISAFNVGIALGSGIGGQVTTNLGLGWTPIFGAGMVAVSLVLLLGLIWLARPAKDADQNCVQN, from the coding sequence ATGACAAAACAGTTCAATCCTAGCTGGACACTTTTTGCGCTCGCAATTAGTGCCTTTGCAATCGGGGCAACAGAATTTATTAGCGTTGGCTTAATGCCACTACTCGTTAGCAGTTTTCATATCAACTTAGCACAGGCTGGGTTGACCGTCTCAATCTACGCCATTGGTATTATGATTGGCGCTCCCGTCATGACATTGCTCACTGGTCGGCTCAACCGCCACCGACTGATGATGTTAATCATGATTTTATTTATTATCGGTAACTTGCTGGCCGCCAGTGCCCCTACGTTTGGTATTCTACTCGCTGGTCGGGTCGTGGCCGCTTTAGCTCATGGTATTTTTATGACCGTGGCATCAGTGATCGCCGCTGACGTGGTCGCACCTGCCAAACGAGCCTCAGCAATCGCCATCATGTTTACCGGACTAACCGTCGCCACCGTTACTGGTGTGCCACTGGGAACGATGATTGGCCAATTAGGTGGTTGGCGCTGGTCCTTTATCTTCATTAGTTTAATTGGTGTCATTGGCTTACTAGCAGATTACTGGTTAATTCCTCGTAACCTACCATTACCAAGCAAGGCGACGGTCCGGGGGATTATCCGGGTTCTTACTAATCCGCAGTTGTTATTTGCCTTACTCGTTACAGCATTAGGTTATGGTGGCACGTTCGTAGTTTATACCTATCTATCCCCACTATTGGAACAACAAATGCACTGGTCGGCTAGCGCCGTAGTCTTAATTCTAGTCGTCTATGGCTTAATGGTTGCCCTTGGTAATACGCTGGGTGGACGTTGGGCCAATGCCCGCCCACTGATTGCACTATTCAAAATGTTCAGCGGGTTGCTCGTCACTTTACTAATTTTAAGCATCACTGGCCACAGTCACTGGTTAGGTCTACTGACCGTCCTATTAATGGGTATCTTTGCCTTCATGAACGTACCAGGACTGCAGCTGTATATCGTTCAGTTAGCTGAACAAAATACACCTCACGACATTACGATGGCTTCCGCATTAAATATTTCCGCTTTTAACGTCGGCATCGCACTTGGCTCTGGTATTGGTGGGCAAGTGACAACCAACCTTGGTTTAGGCTGGACGCCGATTTTCGGTGCCGGCATGGTGGCTGTTAGTCTGGTCCTATTGTTAGGCCTGATTTGGTTGGCTCGGCCAGCCAAAGATGCAGATCAGAACTGTGTCCAAAACTAA
- a CDS encoding KxYKxGKxW signal peptide domain-containing protein, producing the protein MNFKSQNPIDVSQSERFKLYKSGKLWLVAGLTFFSFLGGSVLSNTNVHADTTTVATATSSAASTSSQIATSTATSDATTKATAVAASATTQVTSASTRRPVKLRQLHRVPRRAKLLAPPLAPLLVSQLNLRPARQQALQLVPLVKQVRRRAKRLVLPQVRLQPAK; encoded by the coding sequence ATGAATTTCAAATCACAGAATCCAATTGATGTTAGTCAGTCGGAAAGATTTAAACTTTACAAGTCAGGAAAACTCTGGCTAGTTGCTGGTTTAACTTTCTTCTCATTTTTAGGCGGTTCAGTACTTAGCAATACCAATGTGCATGCTGATACAACTACGGTCGCTACTGCAACTTCTTCAGCTGCCAGTACGTCATCGCAGATTGCAACGAGTACAGCCACTAGCGATGCAACCACTAAAGCTACGGCAGTTGCTGCCAGTGCCACGACCCAAGTAACAAGTGCGTCAACTAGACGACCAGTCAAGCTACGACAGCTTCATCGAGTGCCACGACGAGCCAAGCTACTAGCACCGCCGCTAGCTCCGTTACTAGTCAGTCAACTAAATCTGCGGCCAGCACGGCAACAAGCACTTCAGTTAGTGCCGCTAGTCAAGCAAGTACGTCGACGAGCCAAGCGACTAGTGCTGCCACAAGTACGGTTGCAACCAGCCAAGTAA
- a CDS encoding TetR/AcrR family transcriptional regulator: protein MKKKDMNKQVKIQDAVAAIILAEGPAGVSTTKVAKRVGIAQSNVYLYFKNKQALIDSVYARETTRILSTTDLARLSDPAIDLTARIRLYVQQVYEYSLANPDSLTIMQQIKALNGQNMTISPEEADPNNIVVKLLTMAIDAKVIKNLPVSLHMGVVFSTIHTHTTNISKGRYDQNQYTFDDIFAMIWDAMKRD, encoded by the coding sequence ATGAAGAAAAAAGATATGAACAAACAAGTTAAGATTCAAGATGCAGTTGCCGCAATTATTCTCGCTGAAGGGCCAGCGGGCGTTTCAACAACTAAGGTGGCGAAGCGCGTTGGCATTGCACAATCCAATGTTTATCTCTACTTTAAAAATAAGCAGGCGTTGATTGACAGTGTCTATGCACGTGAGACGACGCGGATTCTCAGTACAACTGATTTGGCCCGGCTAAGTGATCCAGCGATTGATTTGACTGCCCGTATTCGACTGTACGTGCAGCAGGTGTACGAGTACTCCTTAGCCAATCCCGATAGTTTAACAATTATGCAGCAAATCAAAGCATTAAACGGTCAAAACATGACCATTTCACCAGAGGAGGCCGATCCGAATAATATTGTTGTTAAATTATTGACAATGGCAATCGACGCTAAAGTAATCAAGAATTTACCGGTTAGTCTGCATATGGGGGTGGTGTTTTCTACGATTCATACGCATACGACGAATATTAGTAAGGGCCGGTATGATCAGAACCAGTACACGTTTGATGACATTTTCGCGATGATTTGGGATGCGATGAAGCGCGATTAG
- a CDS encoding SH3 domain-containing protein, giving the protein MTQSDFNKLKAAGVKTVIVKSTEGTDYTNPAALTQAQMANKAGLNVDFYHYATFSTADAAKSEATNMASFLVKNSVSTKVLLFADMEDTASYSVNATANLNTFWSTLDSYGYTNHGVYTSNSYLYRDAVVKTVGQSRVWRAQYPYTPSADNLWNTGDGAWQFSDTALLPTGSDYTGYIDVSIDYNGLIEDSAGTNTFVTTTSSDDTTDSDTTTDNTSSNTSTGNTSTSNTSTGTNTSSTTTKKASGWYTFTKTTAIKSAASDSATTVGSYSKGNKVYYNAKVTTAGETWLRYLSYSGAEHFVKISDAAKTTTTTKPTTSTSKTVTKAETGTYKFTKTTAIKGSVSDSAKTLGTYYKGDTVYYNAKVTKDGATWLRYLSYGGAQHYVKISSAAKATTTTKPTTSTSKTVTKAETGTYKFTKTTAIKGSVSDSAKTLGTYYKGDTVYYNAKVTKNGQTWLRYLSYSGAQHYVKVSGAATSTTTSKSTSTASAKTVAQTGTYKFAKATAIKSSASDAASTVGTYYKGNTVNYNAKVTTNGQTWLRYTSYSGAQHYVKVSGGAATTTSSSANKTTAATGTYTFKTTTNIRTAASLNASVVGQYYAGESVYYVGTVSANGYQWLKYLSNSGAYHYVAKIG; this is encoded by the coding sequence ATGACGCAATCTGATTTCAATAAGTTAAAGGCTGCTGGTGTTAAGACGGTCATCGTTAAGTCGACTGAAGGCACTGATTACACGAACCCAGCCGCATTAACGCAGGCTCAGATGGCGAACAAGGCGGGTTTGAACGTTGACTTTTATCACTACGCAACATTCAGTACAGCCGATGCGGCTAAGTCTGAAGCCACTAACATGGCCAGCTTCTTAGTGAAGAATAGTGTTTCAACGAAAGTCTTATTATTTGCGGATATGGAAGACACTGCTTCATACTCAGTTAACGCCACAGCAAACTTAAATACTTTCTGGTCAACGTTAGATTCATATGGCTATACGAACCACGGGGTATACACCTCAAACTCATACTTATATCGGGATGCTGTTGTTAAGACGGTTGGTCAATCACGCGTTTGGCGGGCCCAATATCCATACACGCCTTCTGCTGATAACCTTTGGAATACGGGGGATGGTGCTTGGCAATTCTCCGATACGGCACTCTTGCCAACCGGTTCCGATTATACCGGCTACATTGATGTCAGCATCGATTACAATGGTTTAATTGAAGATAGTGCCGGAACTAATACGTTTGTGACAACGACGAGTAGTGACGATACGACGGATTCTGACACAACAACTGATAACACAAGCAGTAATACGAGTACTGGCAATACTAGTACCAGCAATACGAGTACCGGTACAAATACCAGTAGTACCACGACCAAAAAAGCTTCTGGTTGGTACACCTTTACTAAGACAACGGCCATCAAGAGCGCTGCTAGTGATAGTGCCACTACGGTTGGTTCATATAGTAAGGGCAACAAAGTTTACTATAATGCCAAGGTAACGACTGCGGGTGAAACTTGGTTACGTTACTTAAGTTACAGTGGTGCGGAACACTTCGTTAAGATTAGTGATGCCGCTAAGACTACGACGACTACCAAGCCAACGACGAGCACAAGTAAGACGGTGACTAAGGCTGAAACTGGCACTTACAAGTTTACGAAGACCACAGCCATCAAGGGCTCTGTTAGTGATTCTGCGAAGACGTTAGGCACTTACTACAAGGGCGATACGGTCTACTATAATGCTAAAGTTACTAAGGATGGGGCCACTTGGCTGCGTTACTTAAGCTATGGTGGTGCGCAACACTACGTTAAGATTAGTAGCGCTGCTAAGGCTACGACAACCACTAAACCAACGACAAGCACGAGCAAGACGGTGACTAAGGCTGAAACTGGTACTTACAAGTTTACGAAGACCACAGCCATCAAAGGTTCCGTTAGTGATTCTGCGAAGACGTTAGGCACTTACTATAAAGGCGACACAGTTTACTATAATGCTAAGGTAACTAAGAATGGTCAAACTTGGCTACGTTACTTGAGTTATAGTGGTGCGCAACACTACGTTAAGGTTAGTGGTGCTGCAACGTCAACGACCACCAGCAAGTCAACGTCGACGGCGAGTGCCAAGACGGTTGCGCAAACTGGTACTTACAAGTTTGCTAAGGCCACGGCAATCAAGTCTTCAGCAAGCGATGCTGCTTCAACGGTTGGGACTTACTACAAAGGCAATACGGTCAATTACAATGCCAAGGTAACTACTAACGGTCAAACTTGGTTACGTTATACAAGTTACAGTGGTGCCCAACACTACGTTAAAGTTAGTGGTGGCGCAGCAACGACCACGTCATCTTCCGCAAACAAGACTACGGCGGCAACTGGCACGTACACGTTTAAGACCACAACGAACATTCGGACCGCAGCTAGTTTGAATGCCTCGGTTGTTGGCCAATACTATGCGGGCGAATCCGTTTATTATGTTGGTACGGTTTCCGCTAATGGCTATCAATGGCTGAAGTACCTATCTAACTCTGGTGCTTACCATTACGTTGCTAAGATCGGCTAA
- a CDS encoding NAD(P)H-binding protein produces MKIAMLGSLGNINRIVVPKLVQAGHDVTVISTSPKRQASIEAVGAHAAIGTMTDVDFLSTTFTGKDVVYLMLSGGIGDDPFAGAIAQAKIWKQAIENAGVLNVVNLSSIGADADEVAGSLHAYNLIEHELRQLDGVNLAFVRPTGFYANLFGNLATIKAEHKIYSSTPADSAQKYVAPEDIARVVYPLIDHTPTGITVKYAFSDTFTGDQFVADLRDALKMPDLQWVQISDDQYQANLTNHGVPVKIAASLVQTSRYQRDPEGLYTDLNASDTDAGQVKLADFVRTFVVAYKGEGGYHSSTIAD; encoded by the coding sequence ATGAAAATTGCAATGTTAGGTTCATTAGGTAATATCAATCGGATCGTTGTTCCCAAGCTCGTCCAAGCTGGTCATGACGTCACCGTTATCTCAACTAGTCCGAAGCGTCAAGCTTCAATTGAAGCCGTCGGGGCGCATGCCGCCATTGGTACAATGACTGATGTTGATTTCTTATCCACTACTTTTACTGGCAAAGATGTGGTTTACTTGATGCTTTCCGGTGGGATTGGCGATGATCCATTCGCCGGCGCAATTGCTCAGGCTAAAATTTGGAAACAGGCAATTGAAAATGCCGGCGTCCTCAACGTTGTCAACCTAAGTAGCATCGGCGCAGATGCCGATGAAGTGGCTGGTTCGCTACATGCTTACAACTTAATTGAACATGAATTACGACAACTTGACGGGGTTAATCTGGCTTTTGTCCGTCCAACCGGATTTTACGCTAACTTGTTCGGTAACTTAGCGACAATCAAAGCCGAACATAAAATTTACTCCAGCACACCTGCTGATTCAGCACAAAAATACGTTGCTCCCGAAGACATTGCCCGTGTCGTTTATCCCCTAATTGATCACACGCCAACTGGTATCACCGTTAAATACGCCTTCAGTGATACGTTTACTGGTGACCAATTCGTCGCTGATCTCCGCGATGCCCTCAAGATGCCTGACTTACAATGGGTACAAATCTCAGATGATCAATACCAAGCTAACTTGACGAACCACGGTGTTCCCGTTAAAATTGCCGCTTCATTAGTCCAAACTAGCCGCTACCAGCGCGACCCTGAAGGGCTTTATACCGATTTGAACGCTTCGGATACTGACGCTGGTCAAGTCAAATTAGCTGACTTTGTCCGTACTTTTGTGGTAGCGTACAAGGGTGAAGGCGGTTACCATTCCAGTACTATCGCAGATTAA
- a CDS encoding winged helix-turn-helix transcriptional regulator: MENKTYHIGVEATMEIIGGKWKSIILCHLRTQTMRTSELERAIPQISQKMLVQQLRELEAANIVTRKVYQQVPPRVEYGLSDYGRSLSVVLHELCVWGEDNIDRRRAAGEEIALLHRDDL, translated from the coding sequence ATGGAAAATAAGACGTATCATATTGGGGTTGAAGCCACAATGGAGATTATTGGTGGTAAATGGAAATCAATTATTTTATGCCACCTACGTACTCAGACGATGCGGACGAGTGAATTGGAACGTGCGATTCCTCAAATCTCGCAGAAAATGTTAGTGCAACAATTACGGGAGTTAGAAGCGGCTAATATTGTGACTCGCAAAGTATACCAACAAGTGCCACCACGCGTAGAATATGGATTAAGTGATTATGGTCGAAGTTTGTCCGTGGTCTTACATGAATTATGTGTGTGGGGGGAAGATAATATTGATCGGCGTCGCGCTGCGGGTGAGGAGATTGCACTGCTGCACCGAGATGATTTATAA
- a CDS encoding NAD-dependent succinate-semialdehyde dehydrogenase, with product MAYQTINPYTNEVVKTYDNATADQIEQALTTGDALYHQWRHEPVSSRAASLHKIAALLREHKDELAKIATIDMGKLLTESQGEVELCAMIADYYADHGAELLAPTPISTQATGDAEIEKQATGVLMLVEPWNFPYYQIMRVFAPNFMVGNPMILKHASNTPGSAAAFAKIVEEAGAPAGSLANLFLNYDQVGDIIADSRIQGVALTGSKRGGQAVAKAAGANLKKSSMELGGSDAFIVLADADIDEAVNLAWRVRLYNAGQVCTSSKRFIVAADVYDEFLAKLKERFAKLVPGDPMDPQTTLAPMNSKRAKEKLQDQVDRAVAGGATVAYGNQPIDLPGQFFQPTILTDIDQDNPLFYEEMFGPVAQVFKVDSEQAAIDLANNSELGLGGIVFAGTAAHGKAVAQQVETGMVFVNTFLSSLPELPFGGVKGSGYGRELSSLGLMAFVNEKLVVTAQKPDYDNGAGGLVIL from the coding sequence ATGGCTTATCAAACAATCAATCCTTATACCAATGAAGTTGTTAAAACTTACGACAACGCAACTGCCGACCAAATCGAACAGGCCTTAACGACCGGCGACGCCCTCTATCACCAATGGCGTCATGAACCCGTTAGTTCCCGTGCAGCCAGCCTCCATAAAATTGCTGCATTGTTACGTGAACACAAAGATGAATTAGCGAAAATCGCAACGATCGATATGGGGAAGCTACTGACCGAGTCTCAGGGAGAAGTTGAACTCTGTGCTATGATTGCTGACTATTACGCTGATCATGGCGCTGAATTGTTGGCACCAACTCCAATCAGCACCCAAGCAACGGGCGATGCCGAAATTGAAAAACAAGCAACCGGTGTCCTGATGTTGGTTGAACCTTGGAACTTCCCGTATTACCAAATCATGCGGGTCTTTGCACCGAACTTCATGGTCGGTAATCCGATGATTCTAAAGCACGCCTCTAACACCCCTGGTTCGGCCGCAGCGTTCGCCAAGATCGTTGAAGAAGCTGGCGCTCCAGCCGGTAGTTTAGCAAATCTCTTCTTAAATTACGATCAAGTTGGCGATATCATCGCTGACTCGCGCATCCAAGGCGTGGCGCTGACTGGTTCTAAGCGTGGCGGGCAAGCGGTTGCTAAGGCGGCCGGTGCTAACTTGAAGAAGAGTTCCATGGAATTAGGTGGTTCCGATGCTTTCATCGTCCTAGCTGATGCTGATATTGACGAAGCAGTCAACTTAGCATGGCGTGTCCGGTTATACAACGCTGGGCAAGTCTGCACTTCATCCAAACGTTTTATTGTCGCTGCGGATGTGTACGATGAGTTCTTAGCAAAACTGAAAGAACGTTTTGCCAAATTAGTCCCTGGCGATCCTATGGACCCACAAACGACTTTGGCACCAATGAATTCTAAGCGTGCCAAAGAAAAACTCCAGGACCAAGTTGACCGCGCCGTTGCTGGTGGTGCCACCGTTGCTTACGGCAACCAGCCGATCGACTTACCTGGTCAGTTCTTCCAACCAACGATTTTGACGGACATCGATCAAGACAACCCACTCTTTTATGAAGAAATGTTTGGCCCAGTTGCCCAAGTCTTCAAAGTCGATTCCGAACAAGCAGCCATCGATTTAGCCAACAATTCTGAATTAGGCTTAGGTGGGATTGTCTTTGCGGGGACTGCAGCTCATGGCAAAGCGGTTGCGCAACAAGTCGAAACTGGGATGGTTTTTGTTAACACCTTCCTCAGTTCCTTACCTGAACTACCATTTGGTGGCGTTAAGGGTTCCGGTTACGGTCGCGAGTTAAGCAGCCTGGGCTTAATGGCCTTTGTTAACGAAAAATTAGTCGTTACTGCTCAGAAACCTGACTACGATAACGGTGCTGGTGGCCTAGTTATTTTATAA
- a CDS encoding L,D-transpeptidase — MQRRSILILLASITLIIGTLTVGTVTIVGATHPTSQTTMTTKKTPTKVKSKAQVTVMRTPINWRQSSEKVAYPTVNHYPNLWIHVSLAKQRLYLMNHQHVLYTMYASSGVPTADRKTPRGTYHVQAERGKYFYSASVNEGAYYWVSWLNHGEYLFHSTPVDAQGHFIKSDAAKLGKQPSSHGCIHLSVADSKWVYDNIKYGTKVVID, encoded by the coding sequence ATGCAACGCAGATCAATATTAATTTTATTAGCCAGTATCACTTTAATTATCGGAACATTAACGGTCGGAACTGTCACAATTGTAGGGGCAACTCATCCGACCAGTCAAACAACGATGACGACTAAAAAGACACCGACGAAGGTTAAGTCGAAAGCCCAAGTAACGGTTATGCGCACGCCAATCAACTGGCGTCAATCATCCGAAAAAGTCGCGTACCCCACGGTGAATCACTATCCGAACTTATGGATCCACGTTTCACTAGCCAAACAACGGTTATATCTGATGAATCACCAACACGTTCTTTATACGATGTACGCTTCTAGCGGTGTGCCAACCGCCGATCGTAAAACACCCCGCGGTACCTATCATGTGCAGGCTGAACGGGGTAAATATTTTTATAGCGCTAGTGTTAATGAAGGCGCCTATTATTGGGTTTCATGGCTCAACCATGGTGAATATTTATTCCATTCCACCCCAGTTGATGCCCAGGGACACTTTATCAAGTCCGATGCCGCCAAGCTCGGTAAACAACCATCCTCGCATGGTTGTATTCACCTTAGCGTCGCAGATTCTAAGTGGGTCTACGATAACATTAAGTACGGTACTAAGGTCGTTATTGATTAA
- a CDS encoding LytR/AlgR family response regulator transcription factor, with amino-acid sequence MIKVYICEDDAKQLQNLEQLVSKVIIDQQLDMSFGLTSPDPHAILTQVESEQPEKAIFLLDIALNSDINGIQLASQIRDLGGRSKIVFITTHTELSLTVFQYQVEALDFILKDFPDRLYKRLNEVLKVAQDRFKAEENDQNSYIQIKIGETIRSLDVQHILFFESSMSPHKIVIHLDDGELEYYGLLKDVPDLNRNFYRCHKSYVVNLTRIRSLDKHYHQLTMADGESVLCSAQASRHLTRQVSN; translated from the coding sequence ATGATTAAAGTGTATATTTGTGAAGACGATGCTAAACAGTTACAGAACTTGGAACAACTGGTTAGCAAAGTGATTATTGATCAGCAATTAGATATGAGTTTTGGACTAACCAGTCCAGATCCACATGCAATCTTAACGCAGGTTGAAAGTGAACAACCTGAAAAGGCCATTTTTCTCCTAGATATTGCTTTGAATTCCGATATCAATGGTATCCAATTGGCAAGCCAAATTCGTGATTTGGGCGGGCGTAGTAAGATTGTCTTTATTACAACGCATACGGAGCTCTCACTAACCGTTTTTCAGTATCAGGTCGAAGCCTTAGATTTCATACTGAAGGATTTTCCTGATCGGCTATATAAACGATTGAATGAGGTTTTAAAGGTGGCACAGGATCGGTTTAAGGCTGAAGAAAATGATCAAAATAGTTATATTCAGATTAAGATTGGCGAGACGATTCGGTCATTAGATGTTCAACACATTTTATTTTTTGAGAGTTCGATGAGCCCTCATAAAATCGTAATTCACCTAGATGATGGCGAGCTGGAGTATTATGGGCTGTTGAAAGATGTTCCCGATTTAAATCGTAACTTTTATCGGTGTCATAAGTCGTACGTTGTTAATTTAACCCGAATTCGGTCGTTAGATAAGCATTATCACCAATTAACGATGGCCGATGGGGAATCGGTACTGTGCTCTGCGCAGGCTAGCCGCCACTTAACACGCCAAGTTAGCAACTAG
- a CDS encoding GHKL domain-containing protein — MVMIFVQTLFLFLFVKVLLRDWRTITILDISYALACSLVSSVAFTTMGTYIWLPLLVMVMLFTWWHTRSFSEAFFIGLQVGIWSIVIDHISSLLAYSIKLNNTYLIIFTGLQLLGLIILNAILMNTHIKTTFDRPTLNRITAVLLLVIYLYIIVSEGLDNELRIVISNLVVLMVVIGFAIAIYDEYRITIRAKYKVQQQNLQIKNDTRYMNEIEAHYNELRRFRHDYQNMMLSISEYLKTDDLSGLREYYQQNIAPVTKRVSDEQYRLEDLSRVKVKSIKSILFSKLSYAQSQGINVHFDLKQVLESVTTNELDLDIALGIILDNAIEATAGHYSGELTGAVFMTAQSTVFLVQNTVFDQLPPLWQLKVAGYSTKGQDRGLGLSQLSTIVNRNENMILETRLLESVFVQRLTVKWE; from the coding sequence ATGGTGATGATTTTTGTGCAAACGTTATTCTTGTTTTTATTTGTTAAGGTTCTGCTACGTGATTGGCGAACCATCACTATTTTGGATATCAGCTATGCTTTGGCCTGTAGCCTCGTTAGCAGCGTTGCTTTTACCACGATGGGGACTTATATATGGTTGCCGTTGTTAGTGATGGTCATGCTGTTTACCTGGTGGCATACGCGGAGTTTTAGTGAAGCATTTTTTATTGGCTTGCAAGTGGGAATTTGGTCGATTGTCATTGATCATATCAGTTCATTATTGGCGTATTCGATTAAGCTAAATAATACGTACCTCATTATTTTCACGGGTTTACAACTGCTCGGTCTAATTATTTTGAACGCGATTTTAATGAACACGCATATCAAGACGACGTTTGACCGACCAACTTTGAACCGCATCACAGCGGTGTTGTTGCTCGTGATTTATTTATATATCATTGTCAGTGAGGGGCTCGATAATGAACTACGAATTGTTATTAGTAATTTAGTTGTGTTAATGGTGGTCATCGGCTTTGCAATCGCCATATACGATGAATATCGGATTACGATTCGAGCTAAATATAAGGTTCAGCAACAAAACCTGCAAATCAAAAATGATACGCGGTATATGAATGAGATCGAAGCGCATTACAACGAACTGCGTCGCTTTCGCCATGATTATCAGAATATGATGCTCTCCATTAGTGAATATTTAAAAACAGATGATTTAAGTGGATTACGGGAATATTACCAGCAAAATATTGCCCCAGTGACTAAGCGGGTCAGTGATGAACAATATAGGCTCGAAGATTTAAGTCGGGTTAAGGTTAAATCGATTAAGAGTATTTTGTTCAGTAAACTCAGTTATGCGCAATCGCAAGGAATCAACGTGCACTTCGACTTGAAACAAGTCCTTGAAAGTGTGACCACCAATGAATTGGATTTAGATATTGCGTTGGGCATTATTTTGGATAATGCAATTGAAGCAACTGCCGGTCATTATAGTGGTGAATTAACAGGAGCCGTCTTCATGACGGCGCAAAGTACGGTATTCTTAGTCCAAAATACCGTGTTTGACCAATTGCCACCTTTATGGCAGTTAAAAGTAGCGGGGTATTCAACCAAGGGACAGGATCGGGGCTTGGGGTTAAGTCAACTTAGCACTATTGTGAATCGCAACGAAAATATGATCTTGGAGACGCGGTTACTGGAGTCAGTCTTTGTACAGCGTTTAACGGTAAAGTGGGAATAA
- a CDS encoding DUF1905 domain-containing protein produces MKTYQFDAPIQAATAGKGGAYVACPFDIRQRFGKGRVKVHATFNGIPYDGSIVNMGVKNPDGSICYILGIRKAIRALIHKDIGDVVTVTITVIG; encoded by the coding sequence ATGAAAACTTATCAATTTGACGCACCAATTCAAGCCGCAACAGCAGGTAAAGGTGGTGCCTACGTTGCTTGCCCCTTCGATATTCGTCAGCGTTTTGGTAAGGGCCGAGTCAAAGTGCACGCTACCTTCAATGGTATCCCTTACGACGGCTCAATCGTCAATATGGGGGTTAAAAATCCCGATGGTAGCATTTGTTATATTTTAGGTATTCGCAAAGCTATTCGCGCGCTGATCCACAAAGATATTGGCGATGTAGTGACCGTTACCATCACCGTAATTGGTTAG